Proteins from one Longimicrobiaceae bacterium genomic window:
- a CDS encoding glutamate-cysteine ligase family protein, with amino-acid sequence MSRRRVLVVVSDPADASGLPGESVVPADQYLEGGAELADGRCVVVNLCRSFRYGSKGYYVSLLADARGQQVIPSVETSEGLAEPYGRFRALQEAGVATIDAAEMNVRRRALGFPADAEAEPVLEEDAEPPRAFPPPLARDPAAPQGCRPAREGEYVETLVYMGTCDDARFRLPALAVFREWPAPVLRLQLLHEGDEWKVTQVAAVPPHHLDADGRARLAHALTNEQRVLRRGRAAPRETVRASIAVLVDPADPFSPSSPETIDRLARVAARRNVHVHRISAADLRKLPEYDALFIRVLTGVSLPAFQFALRAEALDMPVVDDSQSIIRCGNKVFLEELLRRGGIPTPRTRIATAATPWEQVAELGLPLVIKLPDGSFSSAVHKVASRQDYEARAREMFRRSPLIIAQEWLPTEFDWRVTVLGGKLLFAARYYMARGHWQIRSEVQGTERYGRVVAVPRESAPRDVVEVALRAAGLIGGGLYGVDLKETPDGPVVIEINDNPNLDVGYEDGADGNAIYEDLVEHFVSRIEEGAPARNGAGEPPTSAAETLASIRRPIRVRSSSSTDRAYKPFEVAGLEMEYPTVDRDLNVVSLVEPAFRILAGRGTSDVDLGAVGFSNEIADHVFEVKTLQPVKSLRDAEEAMAEGIGRFSAVLRDEFDARLMPTGMHPWFDPKKGRLWTRSGLRVYTTYARLFDLRTHGWMNVHATHLNLPFGSERETVAMHTAAALLIPYLPALAASSPMFDGELQPSVDGRLAFILEHQARIPESCGDIVPEYVESFGDYRRRIFAPMYAALDRLPDTGAIRHEFFNTRGAILRFARQAMEIRVLDTQECVKMDVAVGVFVRSALKHLTQRVLDGKIAIPPHEVLVEDFRSSIRDGSAASVLAPHVVGASAGGQVPVREVLHALLAGARKSVRRDEASYLDLVARMIDTGTLSERIRAALHPFADAEDEEFTEAARRIYIELMDCLEANEPWARRGL; translated from the coding sequence GTGAGCCGACGCCGCGTGCTGGTGGTGGTGTCGGACCCGGCGGACGCGAGCGGCCTGCCGGGCGAGAGCGTCGTCCCGGCCGACCAGTATCTGGAAGGCGGCGCCGAGCTGGCAGACGGGCGCTGCGTGGTGGTGAACCTGTGCCGCTCGTTCCGCTACGGCAGCAAGGGCTACTACGTCTCCCTGCTGGCCGACGCGCGCGGCCAGCAGGTGATCCCGTCGGTCGAGACGAGCGAGGGGCTGGCGGAACCGTACGGGCGCTTCCGCGCGCTCCAGGAGGCGGGGGTCGCCACCATCGACGCGGCGGAGATGAACGTGCGCCGCCGCGCCCTGGGCTTCCCGGCCGACGCGGAGGCGGAACCAGTGCTGGAGGAAGATGCGGAGCCGCCGCGCGCCTTCCCGCCCCCGCTGGCCCGCGACCCCGCCGCGCCCCAGGGTTGCCGGCCCGCACGCGAGGGCGAGTACGTGGAGACGCTGGTGTACATGGGCACGTGCGACGACGCGCGCTTCCGCCTGCCCGCGCTGGCCGTCTTCCGCGAGTGGCCCGCCCCCGTCCTGCGCCTCCAGCTGCTGCACGAGGGCGACGAGTGGAAGGTGACGCAGGTCGCGGCCGTCCCTCCGCACCACCTGGACGCGGACGGGCGCGCCCGGCTTGCCCACGCGCTCACAAACGAGCAGCGCGTGCTTCGCCGCGGCCGCGCCGCGCCGCGCGAGACGGTGCGGGCCTCTATCGCCGTCCTGGTCGACCCCGCGGACCCGTTCAGCCCCTCGAGCCCCGAGACGATCGACCGGCTGGCGCGGGTGGCGGCGCGGCGGAACGTGCACGTGCACCGCATCTCCGCGGCCGACCTGCGCAAGCTGCCGGAATACGACGCGCTGTTCATCCGCGTGCTCACCGGCGTGAGCCTGCCCGCCTTCCAGTTCGCGCTGCGGGCCGAGGCGCTGGACATGCCCGTGGTGGACGACAGCCAGTCCATCATCCGCTGCGGCAACAAGGTGTTCCTGGAAGAGCTGCTGCGCCGCGGCGGCATCCCCACGCCGCGGACCCGCATCGCCACCGCGGCGACGCCGTGGGAGCAGGTGGCGGAGCTGGGCCTCCCGCTCGTCATCAAGCTCCCCGACGGCTCGTTCTCGTCGGCCGTGCACAAGGTGGCGTCGCGCCAGGATTACGAGGCGCGGGCGCGGGAGATGTTCCGCCGCTCGCCGCTCATCATCGCCCAGGAGTGGCTGCCCACGGAGTTCGACTGGCGGGTGACCGTTCTGGGCGGGAAGCTGCTCTTCGCCGCACGCTACTACATGGCGCGCGGCCACTGGCAGATCCGCAGCGAGGTGCAGGGCACGGAGCGCTACGGCCGCGTGGTCGCCGTGCCGCGCGAGAGCGCGCCCCGCGACGTGGTGGAGGTGGCGCTTCGGGCGGCCGGGCTCATCGGCGGCGGGCTCTACGGGGTCGATTTGAAGGAGACGCCCGACGGGCCGGTGGTGATCGAGATCAACGACAACCCCAACCTGGACGTGGGCTACGAGGACGGGGCCGACGGGAACGCCATCTACGAGGACCTGGTGGAGCACTTCGTGAGCCGCATCGAGGAGGGCGCCCCGGCGCGCAACGGCGCGGGGGAGCCGCCCACGTCCGCGGCCGAGACGCTGGCGAGCATCCGCCGCCCCATCCGCGTCCGCTCGTCGTCATCCACCGACCGCGCCTACAAGCCGTTCGAGGTGGCGGGGCTGGAGATGGAGTATCCGACCGTGGACCGCGACCTCAACGTGGTCTCGCTGGTCGAGCCGGCATTCCGGATACTCGCCGGGCGAGGGACGAGCGACGTGGACCTGGGCGCGGTGGGCTTCAGCAACGAGATCGCCGACCACGTGTTCGAGGTGAAGACGCTCCAGCCGGTCAAATCGTTGCGCGACGCGGAGGAGGCGATGGCCGAGGGCATCGGCCGCTTCAGCGCCGTCCTCCGCGACGAGTTCGACGCCCGGCTGATGCCTACGGGCATGCATCCCTGGTTCGATCCGAAGAAAGGGCGGCTGTGGACCCGCTCCGGGCTGCGCGTCTACACCACCTACGCGCGGCTCTTCGATCTGCGCACGCACGGGTGGATGAACGTGCACGCCACCCACCTGAACCTCCCGTTCGGCAGCGAGCGGGAGACGGTGGCGATGCACACGGCTGCAGCGCTGCTGATCCCCTATCTCCCCGCCCTCGCCGCCAGCTCGCCCATGTTCGATGGCGAGCTGCAGCCCTCGGTGGATGGCCGGCTGGCGTTCATCCTGGAGCACCAGGCGCGCATCCCCGAGAGCTGCGGCGACATCGTGCCGGAGTACGTGGAGAGCTTCGGAGACTACCGGCGCCGCATCTTCGCGCCCATGTACGCGGCGCTGGACCGGCTGCCGGACACGGGCGCCATCCGCCACGAGTTCTTCAACACGCGCGGGGCCATCCTCCGCTTCGCTCGGCAGGCGATGGAGATCCGCGTGCTGGACACGCAGGAGTGCGTGAAGATGGACGTGGCCGTGGGCGTCTTCGTCCGCTCCGCGCTGAAGCACCTCACGCAGCGCGTGCTGGACGGGAAGATCGCCATTCCCCCGCACGAAGTGCTGGTCGAAGACTTCCGCTCGTCCATCCGCGACGGCAGCGCCGCGTCGGTCCTCGCGCCCCACGTCGTCGGAGCCAGCGCGGGCGGGCAGGTGCCCGTGCGAGAGGTGCTGCACGCGCTGCTCGCGGGCGCGCGCAAGTCCGTCCGCCGCGACGAGGCGTCGTACCTGGACCTCGTCGCGCGCATGATCGACACGGGCACGCTCTCGGAGCGCATCCGCGCCGCGCTCCATCCCTTCGCCGACGCCGAGGACGAGGAGTTCACCGAAGCCGCCCGGCGCATCTACATCGAGCTGATGGACTGCCTGGAAGCCAACGAGCCCTGGGCCCGGCGGGGATTGTAG
- a CDS encoding cyanophycinase: MGDKKTGRAGRLLVIGGAEDPDENDMHVLPYLVKIAGGKNARIIICSAPSESPEEKVDTYGALFEKIGVAEVIGAPITDRNQANTQEIVDAVERATAVFFTGGDQLRLTALMAGSAMCEHIRQRLYGDGLVVAGTSAGAAAMSSVMLIGGKNEGTVRRGDVDLAPGLGYWRDTVVDTHFNQRGRVSRLLTIFAQNPQVLGIGIDENTAVDCVPGDRFTVIGAGAVMVFNGRVTHTNAPNVGDDATLAITDSTIHVLPEGYGFNLKNKRPILPNGDEIEKAPAAT, encoded by the coding sequence ATGGGCGACAAGAAGACGGGGCGGGCGGGGCGGCTGCTGGTGATCGGGGGGGCGGAGGATCCCGACGAGAACGACATGCACGTGCTGCCGTACCTGGTTAAGATCGCCGGCGGCAAGAACGCCCGCATCATCATCTGCTCTGCTCCTTCCGAGAGCCCCGAGGAGAAGGTGGACACCTACGGCGCGCTGTTCGAGAAGATCGGCGTGGCGGAGGTGATCGGGGCCCCCATCACCGACCGCAACCAGGCCAACACCCAGGAGATCGTGGACGCGGTGGAGCGTGCCACGGCGGTGTTCTTCACCGGCGGCGACCAGCTCCGGCTCACCGCTCTCATGGCCGGCAGCGCGATGTGCGAGCACATCCGCCAGCGGCTGTACGGCGACGGGCTGGTGGTGGCAGGCACCAGCGCGGGGGCGGCGGCCATGAGCAGCGTCATGCTCATCGGGGGGAAGAACGAGGGGACGGTGCGGCGGGGAGACGTGGACCTGGCGCCGGGGCTGGGCTACTGGCGCGACACGGTGGTGGACACGCACTTCAACCAGCGCGGCCGCGTGAGCCGCCTGCTCACCATCTTCGCGCAGAACCCGCAAGTGCTGGGCATCGGAATCGACGAGAACACGGCCGTCGACTGCGTGCCGGGCGACCGGTTCACCGTGATCGGCGCGGGCGCCGTGATGGTCTTTAACGGCCGCGTCACGCACACCAACGCGCCCAATGTGGGCGACGACGCCACGCTGGCCATCACGGACTCCACCATCCACGTCCTTCCCGAAGGCTACGGCTTCAACCTCAAGAACAAGCGCCCCATCCTCCCCAACGGCGATGAGATCGAGAAAGCGCCCGCGGCGACTTGA
- a CDS encoding SMP-30/gluconolactonase/LRE family protein — translation MTEKTGMGDGAEVEDVLQARARLGEGPAWDAENGVLWWVDLLNQRVHRFTPETGEDRHWEVSETAACVIPARGERVLVALRSRLALLDPAAGTLEPFADLDAGGGRKRLNDGKCDAAGRLWVGSTSPDEEGGASLFRVDSDGSVRTVERGFGVCNGTAWSPEGRTLYLADSPRKIIYAYDFDMDRGEIANRRVFADLNDGDAFPDGMAVDEEGCVWSAQWQGGCVIRFGPDGRERERISIPVPIPTSCAFGGAGLRDLYVTTASVDMGQDELERHVNAGDLFRLRTGARGLPAHPFAGPVG, via the coding sequence GTGACGGAGAAGACGGGGATGGGGGACGGGGCGGAGGTGGAGGACGTGCTCCAGGCGCGGGCCCGGCTGGGCGAGGGGCCCGCGTGGGACGCGGAGAACGGTGTGCTGTGGTGGGTGGACCTGCTGAACCAGCGGGTCCACCGCTTCACCCCGGAGACGGGTGAGGACCGCCACTGGGAGGTGAGCGAGACTGCGGCCTGCGTGATCCCGGCGCGGGGCGAGCGCGTCCTCGTGGCGCTGCGCAGCCGCCTGGCACTGCTCGACCCGGCGGCCGGAACGCTGGAGCCGTTCGCGGACTTGGACGCGGGTGGAGGCCGGAAGCGGCTCAACGACGGCAAGTGCGACGCGGCGGGGCGCCTGTGGGTAGGCTCCACCTCGCCTGACGAGGAGGGCGGAGCGAGCCTCTTCCGCGTCGATTCGGATGGGAGCGTGCGGACGGTGGAACGCGGATTCGGCGTCTGCAACGGGACGGCGTGGAGCCCCGAGGGCCGCACGCTCTACCTGGCGGACTCGCCCCGGAAGATCATCTACGCCTACGACTTCGACATGGATCGCGGGGAGATCGCGAACCGGCGGGTCTTCGCGGACCTGAACGACGGCGACGCGTTTCCCGACGGGATGGCGGTGGACGAGGAAGGCTGCGTGTGGTCGGCGCAGTGGCAGGGAGGCTGCGTGATCCGCTTCGGGCCGGACGGGCGCGAGCGGGAGCGCATCTCCATACCCGTGCCCATTCCCACGAGCTGTGCGTTCGGCGGCGCGGGGCTGCGGGACCTGTACGTGACCACCGCGTCGGTGGACATGGGCCAGGACGAGCTGGAGCGCCACGTGAACGCGGGCGACCTGTTCCGCCTGCGCACGGGAGCCCGCGGGCTGCCCGCGCACCCGTTCGCCGGCCCTGTCGGCTGA